The window cctccaaactgccaatatcccaaacccctcctttaaagtgcaggcattgtacttcccatttccaggactcaagtccgactatatgaaaataaccggtttccctgaatcccttcactaaatattaccctgctcacactccaacagatcgtcaggtcccaagtaccattcgtctccattcactcctatctaacacgctcatgtacgcttgctggaagtccaagccccttgcccacaaaacctcctttacccgctctctccaaccctttcgaggatgacccctaccccgcgttCCTTCccctattcaaattcaaattcaaagtttattctctataaggattacaatgttgagtttacagaaatttggttattgtttggtttacatgtagtaaaattgtgattacagagtgtaccactagaacgcttagcatggctaggcatttcgggcatacttagttttattcttaattgtaaaatattacaaattatgaggtaagttggtattatggctaagtgactaaatactagtttatgagtttagcaatgtgaatgcttttgttttggcacagtatatagtttcagtattggagtatcacaggattcattattttaagactgagattaatatttctgtttatggtcaaatgagtgagcgagtgtaagtgtgaaccaccaggtggtattcgtgtagttagttgacggggtgtatcagggagataagatgttttctaatggtagttttgaaggtgatgaatgtgtctgcagttctagagttctcaggtagggtattccagattttagggcctttgacatacattgaatttttgtaaaggtttagtcggacacggggaatgtcgtagagatgtttgtatgctttccatgtcattctactttgatccattctctgtaaatgaccaaaccacctcaacaacccctcttctgctctctgactaatacttttattaactccacaccttttcctaatttccacactccgaattttctgcataatatttacaccacacattgcccttaaacaggacatctccactgcctccaatcaTCTAttggctgctgcatttaccacccaagcttcacatccatataagagtgttggtaccactatactttcatacattcccttctttgcctccatagataacgttttttgactccacatatacctcaacgcaccactcaccttttttccctcatcaattctatgattaacctcatccttcataaatccatccgccgacacgtcaactcccaagtatctaaaaacattcacttcttccatactcctcctccccaatttgatatccaatttttctttatctaaatcatttgataccctcattaccttactcttttctatgttcactttcaactttctacctttacacacattcccaaactcatccactaacctttgcaatttttctttagaatctcccataagcacagtatcatcagcaaaaagtaactgtgtcaattcccattttgaatttgattccccaaaatttaatcccacccctctcccgaatgccctagcatttacttcctttacaaccccatctttaaatacatgtatattaaactaccatggtgacattacacatccctgtctaagacctacttttactgggaagtagtcttcctctcttctacacaccctaacctgagcctcactatcctcataaaaactctttacagcatttaataacttaccacctattccatatacttgcaacatctgccacattgctcctctatccactctatcatatgccttttctaaatctataaatgcaataaaaacttccctacctttatctaaatactgttcacatatatgcttcaatataaacacttgatctacacatcccctacccactctgaaacctccttgctcatctgaaatcctacattctgtcttacctctaattctttcagttataatcctaccgtacacttttcctggtatactcagtaaacttattcctctataatttttacagtctcttttgtcccctttccctttatataaagggactatacatgctctccgccaatccctaggtaccttcccctctttcatacatttattaaacaaaagtaccaaccactccaacactatatcccccccctgcttttaacatttctgtcatgatcccatcagttccagctgctttaccccctttcattctacgtaatgcctcgtgtgcctccaccacacttacattctgctcttcttcactcctaaaagatggtatacatccctgaccagtgcatgaaattactgcctctgtttcttccttaacatttaaaagttcctcaaaatattctcgccatctacctaatacctccatctccccatctactaactcccctactctgtttttaactgacaaatccatactttccctaggatttcttaacttgtttaactcactccaaaattttttcttattttcataaaaatttcttgactgtgcctctcccactctatcatctgctctccttttgcactctctcaccactctctttacctttcttttactctccatatactctgctcttcttataacacttctgctttgtaaaaacctctcataagctacctttttctcttttatcacaccctttacttcatcattccaccaatcactcctctttcctcctgcccccaccctcctataaccacaaacttctgccccacattctaatactgcatttttaaaactattccaaccctcttcaacccccccactactcatctttgcactagcccacctttctgccaatagtcgcttatatctcacccgaacttcctcctcccttagtttatacactttcacctccctcttacttgttgttgccaccttcttcttttcccatctacctcttactctaactgtagctacaactaaataatgatccgatatatcagttgcccctctataaacatgtacatcctggagcctacccatcaaccttttatccaccaatacataatctaataaactactttcattacgtgctacatcataccttgtatatttatttgtcctctttttcataaaatatgtattacttattaccaaatctctttctgcacatagctcaattaaaggctccccatttacatttacttcTGTcactccaaatttacctactactccctccataacatttttacccactttagcattgaaatccccaaccaccattactctcacacttgattcaaaagtccccacgcattcactcaacatttccccaaatctctctctctctcctctacacttctctcttctttattatcacactggccgattcccggcaaggcagggtggcctgaaaaaaaaaaactttcaccatcattcactccatcactgtcttgccagaaggcagtgatggagtgaatgatggtgaaagtttttaaatatatattgaaATCATTGTTGTCTTGTTGTATTTCTAGGAGTTGGAGGCACCTACACTAAATTAACTTTACAACTCTGAGAATTGAACCTAATTACAAAGAACAAATTTTCTACTTCTAGAAATTGTATATATCATCAtgatattatttttacttttatatGCAATTAGGTTTCAAAGTTCTATGCTAGTAGCatagggaagagagaggaagggaagcaaAAGAAAGGGATGAagttgagagagggaggggaagagagagagtttTAATTATTATCTTGCAGATTTGATTTAGTGTGATGGTGTTAACAGCTAGACCCTGGCTTCAGATACAGTATACTACTTTAAGCATTAAGGTGAATCAAATATAATTTCTGCCACTTTTTTTTCCTCCTGCTTGCAGAGTACTCCTGGTCGCATGAAGCTTGAGAAGTGGCTTCATTCATCCATGAAGATTGAAATGACTGATGGTCGTACTCTAGTTGGATCCTTTGTATGTACCGATCGAGATAATAACATTATTCTTGGATCTTGTACAGAACATCTCAGACCAGATGGTAGGTAATAAAGTTTGCACACTTGAATCTTTATTAAGTACCAAAATGCTTTAATAATATTAAACACATAAAATAAATACAATGAACTTCGTATAGTAGttgtacatatatatgcataatgGAGAGGCAGTAGATGGGCTAAAAGTTTATATGCTGTTCTTAAATGCTTATAACTAGTATTTCCTTGATACACAATGGaaatgaaagggagagggagggaacaagagagagagagagagagagagagagagagagagagagagagagagagagagagagagagagagagagagaacaaactTGCACAGCTCATTCTTCAATATTTATAAACAGGATACTATATATTAACATGTCATAATAATAACTGGGGAAAAATGTATGCATGTCATCGTTCCCCAATAAAAGAATTGACTTCATAAAGTATCGTTCATGATCAGTGTAAAAAATTACTTGCATGAACAGTATGCAGAACTTATTGGCAAATATAAGGCTGTCATAATCACATTTTCTATATTTTTCTATTTCGACCCCCCAAGAGCTGGAGACGACCCTCTTAAGGACATATACAGGTacagtatataaatatattttttaaattactgTTAGATATAAGATGAATAATTATTTGTGGCAGTACCTACTTATACATAGCTACAGAAGCAGAGCTGTGCACTGGAGTATTTTATAATTGGTAAATTTTTATCAGACAACaatctaaccttgcctaaatATTGTTAGAGAAAATTTTCTGAAAATCATATGGATAAATGAACAGAATCTGTGAGTATGAGCAGAAATCTATCAGTCTGTTAGTTATGCTCTCCTGCACACTTATTTTTCCCTGATTGTCTCCTTCTTCACAGACATTGTATAACCACAGTGTTGAGCACTTCATGATTATAAttttcctgcactcttattacaGGTACATTATATTTATGGGGAGGAGTGCTAAACCtgcagggtcatacagcacctgtggaatgagaggcaatcagatgGGATACTAGGTGCAGATTAATAGATGAAAAACCTCTCACTGTCATCAAGGAATCTCCCTAGAGGGAAAATGGTCCATAAAAAGTGAGCGCTGAATGACATTTTTGGCGTTTTCTTGTAAATAATAGTGTAATAATTATAGTTCATAAAGTGAAGAAATGGTTCTTCAGAAAAGGAAGAGTTAAGAGCAGATTCATACAAGAGATGCCTTCCATAGTGGTAAAAATATATAGGTAAAGAAAATAGAAGGAACCATAGtggtaaaaatatattaaaaaaacaaacaaacaaacaaactgtTGAAACAAGTACAGTATTGTATTCGGCTGGCTTCCTCCATGATATTGGTACTCTCATGGATGACTAAGGCCAGCCTCTACTACCTCAATACTTACGGTCTTGTTCATATATTAGGAATGACTTTATTCACTACATATCCATAACCGAGGCATCATTGTTACATGCACATTATTGTAACATTAATGTATATAAACCGCTTATTTATTGTAGAGGATGGACGAGAGGAGGAGCCAAGAGTCTTGGGGCTAGCTATGATTCCTGGGAGGCATATTGTTTCAATCTGCATTGATGAAGCTTCCCAGCCTCCCCAGCCCCCTACAAGCTTATATACATAACACTGGTGTTTCGGAGCAAGCAGCTGCTGGTCTGCATGAATATGGTAAATTTCATTTTGCATTTGTGAAAAATTACAAAAAAGTAGATGTCAATACTTGACACTTTGCCAAAATAGAAAAAATGTTACACTGTACAGTACATCATGATACAACTATATTGGCAGTTCTAATAAAAAGTCAGTTAAGGTATAAATTGTAAATCATACCTTTGCTGAACTATTCAGCATATTATGATGAACCAATTTTCAACTTTATTTAATTTGCAAATTTTAGAATTTTCTCATATTTTTTAGGGTGTCACTATACAATTTTTGTTTCTCCATGTGGTACAAATGATGTAATTTACATGTAAGAAAACTTTGGTAGGCACACaagaaagccactaattatgCAGTGCATtatgggcaaactaatcctaatgcttaaatGTTATTTAAGATCCACTTCACACCTAtaaactttgatttttttttttttaaggcttGGACACCACACAGCACCTCCATACTGTGTTCCAATTTTAGCATAATATGTATTGCATATAGCTTTCCACCATCTTTCAGTTTTATATTTGAAAGCTATTTTATGGTTTATTCAACCAGTGGAAGATATACTAGGAGAAAAGGTGATGGTATGTGCCTTCCACTTAGTCTTAGTTGATAAGAGAACCTAGCACTTTTGGGGGTGTCATTTTGGATTGTGTAGtagcagacctggagaatatacagagagttTTCTCTTGATgtttaagtacaataaagcacttaaattactgggaatggttgaggtccactgacctgtactccttggaatgcaggcaagatacatgataatatacacttgggaaatcttaagagggactagttccaaatctgcacgtgaaaatcactccctacgaaattaAAAGACTGCAAGTGGTGCAACATcctccccagtgaaaagcagggggaccacaagtacactaagagacaacacaataagtgccatgggcccaagactgtttaactgcttcccagcatacatgagggggattattattttctttcaacacatcagccgtatcccaccgaggcggggtggcccaaaaggaaaaacaaaagtttctccttttacatttagtaatatatacaggagaaggggttactagccccccgCTCCCGGCATtctagttgcctcttacaacacgcatggcgtacggaggaagaattctgttccacttccccatggagataagaggaaataaacaagaacaagaactagaaagaaaataaaagaaaacccagaggggtatgtatatatacgcctgtacatgcatgtgtagtgtgacctaagtgtaagtagaagtagcaagatgtacctgaaatcttgcatgttcatgagacagaaaaaaggacaccagcaatcctaccatcatgtaaaacaattacaggctttcgttttacactcacttggcaggacggtagtacctccctgggcggttgctgtctaccaacctactacctattggggattattattattattattattataatgaaagcCAAGTGCTAAtgtgggggattaccaatagacccctggctgtcttcaagagggaactggacaggccCCTAAAGCCAgttcctgaccaactgggctgtagttcatacgtcagtttgcatgcagccagcagtaacagcctggtttatcaggccctgatccactgcaaggcctggtcatggactgggccgcaggggcattgacccttgaccactctccaggtatacctccagcaactacagtggaccctcgaccaacgatattaatccgttcctgagagctcatcgttaatcgaaattaccGTTAGTCAAGCTAATTTTCcctacaagaaataatggaaatcaaattaatccgtgcaagacacccaaaagtattgaaaaaaaaaattttttaccacatgaaatattaattttaatacatacaaactgaagaagacatgtacaattacatgacacttacctttattgaagatctggtgatgattaatgggatgggaggggagagtgtggatggtgttagtgtttagaaggggaatccccttccattaggacttgaggtgtcaagtccttttccggggttacttcccttcttcttttaatgccactaggaccagcttgagagtcactggacctctgttgcacaacatatctgtccatagaggcctgtacctcccgttcctttataaCATTcccaaagtgtttcacaacattgtcagtgtcacaattaaacacttgttcaggtttcaattcttcactctCTATGTACaacttgaattcctgcacatatttttcagctgctttttggtccgaactggcagcctcaccatgccttatcacactatgtatgccactacgattcttaaatctctcaaaccaacctttgctggccttaaattcactcacattaccactagttgcaggcatttttctaattaaattgtcatgcaacttcctagccttttcacatatgatcgcttgaaagatgctatctcctgctatctgtttttcgtttatccacaccaataacagtctctcaacatcttctatcacttgcgatctcaatttcgaaaacatagttgcacctttggcaagaacagcttccttgattgccgttttcttggccacaatagtagcgatggttgattggggttttgtgtacaacctggccagctcggagacacgcactccactttcatacttagcaatgatctctttcttcatatccatggtaattctcaccctttttgctgaagggttggcactagaagctttcttggggcccatggtgacttactttgcaggtgcaatcactataaacgctgtgataatatgaaatgttccgattgtatgtttggatgggaccgcggtggctggctggcttgtaaacactgggcacaagtggacgtgtctcgaatggaacgaatcgtgttggtcgaAATTTTTAGAGCTAGTCGaagcaaaaattttgcgttaaaatgtatcgctagtcggatttaacattagacgatgccatcgttggtcgagggtccactgtacttgggtaCAGCATTAGAATATGATGACAGTGACCAAGGAAGCAGTGACTTGATATACTGTCCTTATACATCCGTATAACTTCAAAAAGTCCTTTAATTGTCCAGCACTTATGGAATTAAgatttaacccataaacggtccaaacgtatatatacattcactaccgtactgccccaacttttttgagaaaaaaaaaaaaacgtttttaataagaaaaaagagcatatggtacccaggcatctccaattattttaatattgtgcacagtgagtgctcacacccattctcacatgtctaggcgactcaggcttatcatagcaatgttaaatgtaggatgcataaaacgtatatatacgtttggagcactagcggtaaaaacgtatatatacgtttggactgtttatgggttaagattaagatttttttttttttacattaaggataatcttttctttctttctttcaacgtaccagccgaatcccactgaggtggggtggctcaaaaggaaaaacgaaagtttctccttttaaatttagtaatacagtggacccccgcataacgatggcatcacatagcgatttttccgcataccgattacttttatcgcaaaatttttgccgcgcataccgattaaaaacccgcttaccgattttcgtccgagacgcgtccaatgtgccctcacatgtgccggccgtcccattgtttaccagccagcctccgcggtaacatccaagcatacactcggaatatttcgtattattacagtgttttcggtgctgtttctggaaaataagtgaccatgggccccaagaaagcttctagtgccaaccctgtggtagaaagggtgagaattagtatggaaattaagaaagattttgaagggtttggggctaaccctgagaagcctatgccagttgtggaatc is drawn from Cherax quadricarinatus isolate ZL_2023a chromosome 37, ASM3850222v1, whole genome shotgun sequence and contains these coding sequences:
- the Sbat gene encoding N-alpha-acetyltransferase 38-B, NatC auxiliary subunit isoform X2, encoding MKTSGDFRDHLVDLTETGNKAGDLNIDKQPQRKSTPGRMKLEKWLHSSMKIEMTDGRTLVGSFVCTDRDNNIILGSCTEHLRPDEDGREEEPRVLGLAMIPGRHIVSICIDEASQPPQPPTSLYT
- the Sbat gene encoding N-alpha-acetyltransferase 38, NatC auxiliary subunit isoform X1; protein product: MKTSGDFRDHLVDLTETGNKAGDLNIDKQPQRKSTPGRMKLEKWLHSSMKIEMTDGRTLVGSFVCTDRDNNIILGSCTEHLRPDELETTLLRTYTEDGREEEPRVLGLAMIPGRHIVSICIDEASQPPQPPTSLYT